One stretch of Anolis carolinensis isolate JA03-04 chromosome 3, rAnoCar3.1.pri, whole genome shotgun sequence DNA includes these proteins:
- the ccdc82 gene encoding coiled-coil domain-containing protein 82 isoform X2 yields the protein METNSVSRRYETRRSTKAEKPIARSRVDWRRTKRSSILLYSKEEDESAVSSEIETSSEDYVEGIENNGSILNESKDKTAGEKENNGSFHSKSNDEAVKEKDESILNQSKDEALNEEEDNESTPNKNKSGTMDGAGSPQGGDTDIEEAEDTVNVKSKRVRTSIMYDSDDSDDSGIVRKVFAKRKCILDEEDLPVDEEQHMLPAEEIANRKQNRLMKLQELCQQRSTRTFSNSDCHKVDEDDTTMLYGSHHSSLSEAELGNTSDDDSMKDFIVEEEEGDRLEQENSGDESQPRRGEQRSLLEKHIPDLIRVEHFVHFQRVVKSFLINAFDATFLSSLYKREREKKYAKEMLNSLHYLDDHFIQPRLENLLCRSRWKERYKERVDSYPNVFINMGRVVKRSCQACELQRYCKYTVILSGKLYNNETLELDDFMSQDKQTLKIGTTCADRTHVYHNLKHFKYKLYQNCCWVVKNDGIRDESVKDSVERIFKQLDEDNWIHEQHRKLLDYMDRADSFQDEKID from the exons ATGGAAACGAATTCTGTAAGTAGAAGATATGAAACAAGGCGAAGCACCAAAGCAGAAAAACCAATAGCCAGATCTCGGGTTGACTGGCGGCGGACTAAGAGAAGTTCCATATTGCTTTATAGCAAAGAAGAGGATGAAAGTGCTGTATCATCAGAAATTGAAACTAGTTCAGAAGATTATGTGGAAGGCATAGAAAATAATGGATCCATTCTTAACGAAAGTAAAGATAAAACTGCgggtgaaaaagaaaacaatggatCTTTTCATAGCAAGAGTAATGATGAAGCTGTAAAAGAAAAGGATGAATCCATTCTGAACCAGAGTAAAGATGAAGCTTTGAATGAAGAAGAGGACAATGAATCCACTCCTAACAAGAATAAAAGTGGTACCATGGATGGTGCAGGTAGCCCTCAAGGTGGTGACACAGACATAGAAGAAGCAGAAGATACCGTCAACGTAAAGAGTAAAAGAGTTCGGACATCTATCATGTATGACAGTGACGACAGTGACGACAGTGGTATTGTTAGGAAGGTTTTTGCTAAACGCAAATGCATTCTGGATGAGGAAGACCTGCCTGTTGACGAGGAGCAACACATGTTGCCTGCAGAAGAAATAGctaacagaaaacaaaacagactAATGAAACTTCAGGAACTGTGCCAACAACGATCTACTCGAACTTTTAGCAACAGTGACTGTCATAAG GTTGATGAAGATGATACGACAATGCTCTATGGGTCTCACCATTCATCCCTCTCAGAAGCTGAACTCGGCAACACATCAGATGATGACAGTATGAAAGATTTCAttgtggaggaagaggagggtgaCAGGTTAGAACAGGAAAACTCTGGGGATGAAAGTCAGCCGCGAAGGGGAGAGCAACGCTCCCTGTTGGAAAAGCATATTCCAGACT TGATTCGTGTtgagcactttgtccatttccaGAGAGTTGTAAAGTCTTTTCTGATCAATGCATTTGATGCTACCTTTTTGAGTTCATTATACA AGCGAGAAAGGGAGAAGAAATATGCAAAAGAGATGCTGAACTCACTTCATTACTTGGATGACCATTTTATTCAACCTCGCCTTGAAAATTTACTTTGTAGAAGTCGCTGGAAAGAACGCTACAAG GAACGCGTGGATAGTTATCCTAATGTCTTCATAAATATGGGGAGAGTGGTGAAACGATCTTGTCAAGCCTGTGAACTGCAGAGGTACTGCAAATATACAGTAATTCTGTCAGGAAAATTGTACAATAATGAAACATTGGAATTAGATGACTTCATGTCACAGGATAAACAG ACATTGAAGATTGGAACAACATGTGCAGACCGTACCCATGTTTACCACAATTTGAAGCATTTTAAATACAAGTTATATCAGAATTGCTGTTGGGTTGTAAAAAACGATGGCATTCGGGATGAATCAGTCAAAGATTCTGTGGAGAGAATTTTCAAGCAGCTGGACGAAGATAACTGGATTCATGAG CAACACAGAAAGCTCCTAGACTATATGGACAGAGCAGATTCCTTCCAGGATGAGAAAATAGACTGA
- the ccdc82 gene encoding coiled-coil domain-containing protein 82 isoform X1 has protein sequence METNSVSRRYETRRSTKAEKPIARSRVDWRRTKRSSILLYSKEEDESAVSSEIETSSEDYVEGIENNGSILNESKDKTAGEKENNGSFHSKSNDEAVKEKDESILNQSKDEALNEEEDNESTPNKNKSGTMDGAGSPQGGDTDIEEAEDTVNVKSKRVRTSIMYDSDDSDDSGIVRKVFAKRKCILDEEDLPVDEEQHMLPAEEIANRKQNRLMKLQELCQQRSTRTFSNSDCHKGLILNWLMGRCDNFIEDRLVTTVDEDDTTMLYGSHHSSLSEAELGNTSDDDSMKDFIVEEEEGDRLEQENSGDESQPRRGEQRSLLEKHIPDLIRVEHFVHFQRVVKSFLINAFDATFLSSLYKREREKKYAKEMLNSLHYLDDHFIQPRLENLLCRSRWKERYKERVDSYPNVFINMGRVVKRSCQACELQRYCKYTVILSGKLYNNETLELDDFMSQDKQTLKIGTTCADRTHVYHNLKHFKYKLYQNCCWVVKNDGIRDESVKDSVERIFKQLDEDNWIHEQHRKLLDYMDRADSFQDEKID, from the exons ATGGAAACGAATTCTGTAAGTAGAAGATATGAAACAAGGCGAAGCACCAAAGCAGAAAAACCAATAGCCAGATCTCGGGTTGACTGGCGGCGGACTAAGAGAAGTTCCATATTGCTTTATAGCAAAGAAGAGGATGAAAGTGCTGTATCATCAGAAATTGAAACTAGTTCAGAAGATTATGTGGAAGGCATAGAAAATAATGGATCCATTCTTAACGAAAGTAAAGATAAAACTGCgggtgaaaaagaaaacaatggatCTTTTCATAGCAAGAGTAATGATGAAGCTGTAAAAGAAAAGGATGAATCCATTCTGAACCAGAGTAAAGATGAAGCTTTGAATGAAGAAGAGGACAATGAATCCACTCCTAACAAGAATAAAAGTGGTACCATGGATGGTGCAGGTAGCCCTCAAGGTGGTGACACAGACATAGAAGAAGCAGAAGATACCGTCAACGTAAAGAGTAAAAGAGTTCGGACATCTATCATGTATGACAGTGACGACAGTGACGACAGTGGTATTGTTAGGAAGGTTTTTGCTAAACGCAAATGCATTCTGGATGAGGAAGACCTGCCTGTTGACGAGGAGCAACACATGTTGCCTGCAGAAGAAATAGctaacagaaaacaaaacagactAATGAAACTTCAGGAACTGTGCCAACAACGATCTACTCGAACTTTTAGCAACAGTGACTGTCATAAG GGATTGATTTTGAATTGGCTCATGGGTCGTTGTGACAACTTTATTGAAGACAGGCTTGTGACTACG GTTGATGAAGATGATACGACAATGCTCTATGGGTCTCACCATTCATCCCTCTCAGAAGCTGAACTCGGCAACACATCAGATGATGACAGTATGAAAGATTTCAttgtggaggaagaggagggtgaCAGGTTAGAACAGGAAAACTCTGGGGATGAAAGTCAGCCGCGAAGGGGAGAGCAACGCTCCCTGTTGGAAAAGCATATTCCAGACT TGATTCGTGTtgagcactttgtccatttccaGAGAGTTGTAAAGTCTTTTCTGATCAATGCATTTGATGCTACCTTTTTGAGTTCATTATACA AGCGAGAAAGGGAGAAGAAATATGCAAAAGAGATGCTGAACTCACTTCATTACTTGGATGACCATTTTATTCAACCTCGCCTTGAAAATTTACTTTGTAGAAGTCGCTGGAAAGAACGCTACAAG GAACGCGTGGATAGTTATCCTAATGTCTTCATAAATATGGGGAGAGTGGTGAAACGATCTTGTCAAGCCTGTGAACTGCAGAGGTACTGCAAATATACAGTAATTCTGTCAGGAAAATTGTACAATAATGAAACATTGGAATTAGATGACTTCATGTCACAGGATAAACAG ACATTGAAGATTGGAACAACATGTGCAGACCGTACCCATGTTTACCACAATTTGAAGCATTTTAAATACAAGTTATATCAGAATTGCTGTTGGGTTGTAAAAAACGATGGCATTCGGGATGAATCAGTCAAAGATTCTGTGGAGAGAATTTTCAAGCAGCTGGACGAAGATAACTGGATTCATGAG CAACACAGAAAGCTCCTAGACTATATGGACAGAGCAGATTCCTTCCAGGATGAGAAAATAGACTGA